A window of the Cystobacter fuscus genome harbors these coding sequences:
- the mxcG gene encoding myxochelin non-ribosomal peptide synthetase MxcG translates to MSDTQKITLPLSAAQHGIWSGQQFDLQSAVYNAGECIEIQGPVDAALFEAAVRQTVGEAEALHMRFVPGAEGPVQVADLSEWELHRIDLRGARDPWAAALEWMWADLSRPVDLRQGPLFTQALFQAAPDRFFWFQRVHHVAMDGFGFSLLARRVAELYTAKVSGRPTPEGFRRLGPVVEEDAAYRNGPQYALDRTFWMERLADRPTPVTLARPEPMSPRFVRQTRHLEKGEAERLQEAARKEGLGWPDLVLAATAAWMHQKTGAPEVVLGLPVMSRLGSAALRVPCMAMNIVPLRVPVRSEQGLFELARGVAAEMRAIRPHLRYRYEQLRRDLKMVGGQRRLFGPVVNIMPFDYGLRFAGMPGIAHNISAGPVEDLSIGVYARADGGGPRIDFDANPACYGATELDAHQRDFLQVLATLSAAPQQPLSQLLPLASSTHEGHAPASTEAASPGTSAIIEGEPLPCTPRPVLELLAERAREQPDAVAVEHGPYRMSYRELLEASRALGERLVAEGARPDAPVAVMVPRSIDAIVASLGVLFAGAGYLPLDPFGPSARTVGILEDAAPALIVTTAKTPEPKAEPVPPGGLTVRRNDKPSREPSPSKPRSEEERLAYVIYTSGSTGQPNGVQITRSALAHFVAGATARYGVRREDRVLQFAPLHFDASVEEIFLTLCAGARLVLRTDEMLQSVPRLLDACTAAGITVLDLPTAFWHELAYSVSTGGLALPSSLRTVIIGGEAALPERVARWRTAVGAGVQLLNTYGPTEATVVATVATLSGPQAGEASDEVPIGRPLPGVSAVLLDKSGRPAAPGTEGELYLLGGGLARGYLGRPELDAARFTVLGQLPGRPRAYRTGDTARLREDGQLVFVGRVDDEFKISGHRIDPTEIETVLLGLPGVKDAAVVGQILPGGTRRLCAHVVATSPAPTAAELRRHLLGVLPAPMVPGAFVFSERLPRTSNGKVDRAELRRKMATEESTTAADAATDLEREILRIWEQVLGVSGVTTQDDFFELGGQSLQSIQVANRLGVALGREVPVATVFRHPTAAGLAQALEHGSGPQAQAGGLTAAMLADAELPEEIVPRTLAHDKNPVSQAPPRQVLLTGATGFVGAHLLDQLLRQTHARIVCLVRARDEAQAMERIRTALVGQGLATDGLAERVLALPADLSQPWLGLGATRFHGLAAECDVVYHNAAVVSVVREYGSLKAVNVGGTRELLRLAAAVRPKPLHYVSTLAVAPPSNLQPEVPEDFVPAHPGLLDGYQRSKWIAERLVQQAGERGLPVAVYRLGRVVGASSTGIVNPQDLVWRILLAGIPAGVLPQMDVHETWTPVDYVARAIVRLSLVPRSGPVFNLAPHPDVRLSDVFQWVRAYGYRVDSCSLPEWRERLARRADSADNSATMAFFDLRAGSADAAFGLGHIRCEQLTRSLADSGISCPSPDRALMDRYLNDCVARGLLPRP, encoded by the coding sequence ATGAGTGACACCCAGAAGATCACCCTGCCGCTGTCCGCGGCCCAGCACGGCATCTGGTCGGGCCAGCAGTTCGACCTCCAGAGCGCCGTGTACAACGCGGGCGAGTGCATCGAGATCCAGGGGCCCGTGGATGCGGCCCTCTTCGAGGCGGCGGTGCGCCAGACGGTGGGGGAGGCCGAGGCGCTGCACATGCGCTTCGTGCCCGGCGCCGAGGGACCCGTCCAGGTGGCGGACCTCTCGGAGTGGGAGCTGCACCGGATCGATCTGCGCGGCGCCCGGGATCCCTGGGCGGCGGCGCTCGAGTGGATGTGGGCGGACCTCTCCCGGCCGGTCGATCTTCGCCAGGGTCCCCTCTTCACCCAGGCGCTCTTCCAGGCCGCGCCCGATCGCTTCTTCTGGTTCCAGCGCGTCCACCACGTCGCCATGGATGGCTTCGGCTTCTCGTTGCTCGCGCGGCGGGTGGCGGAGCTCTACACCGCGAAGGTGTCTGGACGTCCCACCCCGGAGGGGTTCCGCCGCCTGGGCCCGGTGGTGGAGGAGGACGCCGCCTATCGCAACGGGCCGCAGTACGCGCTCGACCGGACCTTCTGGATGGAGCGCCTGGCGGATCGGCCCACGCCGGTGACCCTGGCCCGGCCCGAGCCCATGTCGCCCCGCTTCGTGCGCCAGACGCGTCACCTGGAGAAGGGTGAGGCGGAGCGGCTCCAGGAGGCGGCGCGCAAGGAGGGCCTGGGTTGGCCGGACCTGGTGCTCGCCGCCACGGCGGCCTGGATGCACCAGAAGACGGGAGCACCGGAGGTGGTGCTCGGCCTGCCGGTGATGTCTCGGCTCGGCTCGGCCGCGCTGCGCGTGCCGTGCATGGCGATGAACATCGTGCCGCTGCGCGTGCCCGTGCGGTCGGAGCAGGGACTGTTCGAGCTGGCCCGGGGCGTGGCGGCGGAGATGCGCGCCATCCGGCCCCACCTGCGCTACCGCTACGAGCAACTGCGCCGGGACCTGAAGATGGTGGGCGGACAGCGTCGGCTGTTCGGCCCGGTGGTCAACATCATGCCGTTCGACTACGGCCTGCGCTTCGCCGGCATGCCGGGGATCGCGCACAACATCTCCGCCGGCCCCGTGGAGGATCTGTCCATCGGCGTGTATGCCCGCGCCGATGGCGGTGGGCCGCGAATCGACTTCGACGCCAACCCCGCCTGCTACGGCGCCACCGAGCTGGATGCCCACCAGCGTGACTTCCTCCAGGTGCTGGCCACGCTGAGCGCGGCCCCTCAACAGCCCCTCTCCCAGCTCCTCCCCCTGGCTTCGTCCACGCACGAGGGCCACGCTCCGGCGAGCACGGAGGCCGCCTCCCCTGGAACCTCCGCCATCATCGAGGGCGAGCCACTGCCGTGCACCCCGCGCCCGGTGCTGGAGCTGCTCGCCGAGCGCGCCCGTGAGCAACCGGACGCGGTGGCGGTGGAGCACGGACCGTACCGCATGAGCTACCGAGAGCTGCTCGAGGCATCCCGGGCCCTCGGGGAGCGGCTCGTCGCGGAAGGAGCGCGGCCCGACGCCCCCGTGGCGGTGATGGTGCCCCGGAGCATCGACGCGATCGTGGCGAGCCTGGGCGTGCTGTTCGCTGGCGCGGGCTATCTGCCGCTCGATCCCTTCGGGCCGTCGGCCCGGACGGTCGGGATCCTCGAGGACGCCGCGCCCGCGCTGATCGTCACCACCGCCAAGACCCCGGAGCCCAAGGCCGAGCCGGTGCCTCCAGGCGGTCTGACCGTGCGGCGCAACGACAAGCCCTCGCGCGAGCCGTCCCCGTCCAAGCCCCGGAGCGAGGAGGAGCGCCTCGCGTATGTCATCTACACCTCGGGCTCGACGGGACAGCCCAACGGCGTGCAGATCACCCGGAGCGCGCTGGCCCACTTCGTGGCGGGCGCGACCGCGCGCTACGGCGTGCGCCGCGAGGACCGGGTGCTGCAATTCGCTCCGCTGCACTTCGACGCCAGCGTGGAGGAGATCTTCCTGACCCTGTGCGCCGGCGCGAGGCTGGTGCTGCGCACCGACGAGATGCTCCAGTCCGTGCCCCGGCTGCTCGACGCCTGCACCGCCGCCGGCATCACCGTGTTGGATCTGCCCACGGCGTTCTGGCACGAGCTGGCCTACAGCGTCTCCACGGGCGGGCTCGCGCTGCCGTCCTCCCTGCGCACGGTCATCATCGGCGGCGAGGCCGCGCTGCCCGAGCGCGTCGCCCGCTGGCGCACCGCCGTGGGCGCCGGAGTGCAACTGCTCAACACCTACGGCCCCACCGAGGCCACCGTGGTGGCCACCGTCGCCACGCTCAGCGGGCCCCAGGCGGGCGAGGCCTCCGACGAAGTGCCCATCGGCCGTCCGCTGCCGGGAGTGAGCGCGGTGCTGCTCGACAAGAGTGGGCGGCCCGCCGCTCCGGGCACCGAGGGCGAGCTGTACCTGTTGGGAGGCGGCCTCGCGCGCGGCTACCTGGGACGTCCGGAGCTGGACGCGGCGCGCTTCACGGTGCTCGGGCAACTGCCCGGCCGTCCGCGAGCCTACCGCACCGGTGACACGGCCCGGCTGCGCGAGGACGGACAGTTGGTGTTCGTCGGCCGCGTGGATGATGAGTTCAAGATCAGCGGACACCGGATCGACCCGACCGAGATCGAAACCGTGCTGCTCGGCCTGCCGGGGGTGAAGGACGCGGCGGTGGTCGGCCAGATCCTGCCGGGAGGCACGCGGCGGTTGTGCGCGCACGTCGTCGCCACCTCGCCCGCGCCCACGGCGGCGGAGCTGCGCCGTCACCTGCTGGGAGTCCTGCCCGCGCCCATGGTGCCTGGGGCCTTCGTCTTCTCCGAGCGGCTGCCGCGCACCTCGAATGGCAAGGTGGACCGCGCCGAGCTGCGCCGGAAGATGGCCACCGAGGAGAGCACGACGGCCGCCGACGCCGCCACCGATCTGGAGCGGGAGATCCTCCGCATCTGGGAGCAGGTGCTGGGCGTGAGCGGGGTGACGACCCAGGACGACTTCTTCGAGCTGGGCGGACAATCGCTGCAGAGCATCCAGGTGGCCAACCGGCTCGGCGTGGCCCTGGGCCGCGAGGTGCCCGTCGCCACGGTGTTCCGCCATCCGACCGCCGCGGGGCTGGCCCAGGCGCTGGAGCACGGCTCGGGCCCCCAGGCCCAGGCCGGTGGCCTCACCGCCGCCATGCTCGCCGACGCCGAGCTGCCCGAGGAGATCGTCCCCAGGACGCTCGCCCATGACAAGAACCCCGTGTCCCAGGCGCCGCCGCGGCAGGTGCTGCTGACGGGCGCCACCGGCTTCGTGGGCGCGCACCTGCTCGACCAGTTGCTGCGCCAGACGCATGCGCGAATCGTCTGCCTGGTACGCGCCCGGGACGAGGCGCAGGCGATGGAGCGCATCCGCACGGCGCTGGTGGGCCAGGGGCTCGCCACCGACGGCCTCGCCGAGCGGGTGCTCGCGCTGCCGGCGGACCTGAGCCAGCCCTGGCTGGGGCTGGGCGCCACGCGCTTCCACGGACTGGCCGCCGAGTGCGACGTCGTCTACCACAACGCCGCGGTGGTCAGCGTCGTGCGCGAGTACGGCAGCCTGAAGGCGGTGAACGTGGGCGGCACGCGCGAGCTGTTGCGGCTGGCCGCCGCCGTGCGGCCCAAGCCCCTGCACTACGTCTCGACGCTCGCGGTGGCCCCCCCGTCGAACCTCCAGCCCGAGGTCCCCGAGGACTTCGTCCCCGCCCACCCGGGGCTGCTCGACGGCTACCAGCGCAGCAAGTGGATCGCCGAGCGACTCGTGCAGCAGGCCGGCGAGCGCGGTCTGCCGGTGGCCGTCTACCGCCTGGGCCGCGTGGTGGGCGCGTCCAGCACGGGCATCGTCAATCCGCAGGATCTGGTCTGGCGCATCCTGCTGGCCGGCATCCCCGCGGGCGTGCTTCCCCAGATGGACGTCCACGAGACGTGGACCCCGGTGGACTACGTGGCGCGCGCCATCGTGCGCCTGTCCCTGGTGCCCCGGAGCGGACCGGTGTTCAACCTCGCCCCCCACCCGGACGTGCGCTTGAGCGACGTGTTCCAGTGGGTGCGCGCGTACGGCTACCGGGTGGACTCGTGCTCCCTCCCCGAATGGAGGGAGCGTCTCGCCCGGCGCGCGGACTCCGCGGACAACAGCGCCACGATGGCGTTCTTCGATCTGCGCGCGGGCTCGGCGGATGCGGCCTTTGGCCTGGGACACATCCGTTGCGAACAGTTGACCCGAAGCCTCGCCGATAGCGGTATCTCCTGCCCCTCCCCCGACCGTGCCCTGATGGACCGCTATCTGAATGACTGCGTGGCACGCGGACTCCTGCCACGCCCATGA
- a CDS encoding 3-deoxy-7-phosphoheptulonate synthase class II produces the protein MNRNWTPRSWRDRPLKHMPTDYPNPRALARVEEEMSRLPSLVSPEETRRLRDALGQVAEGKAILLQGGDCAESFKEFSPDNIRGTLRLLLQMALALTFAGGRPVVRVGRIAGQFAKPRSSPVETRDGITLPAYRGDNINGMAFTLAERTPDPERLLLAWRQCADTMEIVRAFAQERHADQEALRRWGSAHPERQNPSLDPRDVYTSHEALLLNVEEAQTRLEPSTGGWYDASAHMLWIGERTRQLDGGHVEFMRGLQNPIGLKCGPTMEPDDLLRLMDVLNPEAIPGKLTLIGRFGADKIAERLPRLMAATRRDGRPVVWATDPMHGNTLQASNGYKTRPFDRILSEVRTFIQVASAEGVHPGGFHLEMTGQDVTECLGGSCEVTESDLPLRYHTHCDPRLNADQSLQLAFLVAEHLRVLPAPRAQAA, from the coding sequence ATGAATCGAAATTGGACTCCTCGCTCCTGGAGGGACAGGCCCCTCAAGCACATGCCCACCGACTATCCGAATCCCCGTGCGCTGGCGCGGGTCGAGGAGGAGATGTCCCGGCTGCCCTCCCTGGTGTCCCCCGAGGAGACCCGCCGTCTGAGGGACGCGCTCGGCCAGGTCGCCGAGGGCAAGGCGATCCTCCTGCAGGGTGGTGACTGCGCGGAGAGCTTCAAGGAGTTCTCGCCCGACAACATCCGCGGCACCCTCCGCCTGCTGCTCCAGATGGCGCTGGCGCTCACGTTCGCGGGAGGCCGTCCGGTGGTGCGCGTCGGCCGCATCGCGGGCCAGTTCGCCAAGCCGCGCTCCAGCCCCGTGGAGACCCGCGACGGCATCACCCTGCCCGCCTACCGCGGCGACAACATCAACGGCATGGCCTTCACGCTCGCCGAGCGCACGCCGGACCCCGAGCGTCTGCTGCTCGCCTGGCGGCAATGCGCGGACACGATGGAGATCGTGCGCGCCTTCGCCCAGGAGCGCCATGCGGACCAGGAGGCGCTCCGGCGCTGGGGAAGCGCACACCCCGAGCGGCAGAATCCGAGCCTGGATCCGCGCGACGTCTACACCAGCCACGAGGCCCTGCTGCTCAACGTGGAGGAGGCCCAGACGCGCCTCGAGCCCTCCACGGGCGGGTGGTACGACGCCTCGGCCCACATGCTGTGGATCGGCGAGCGGACGCGGCAGCTCGACGGTGGGCACGTGGAGTTCATGCGCGGCCTCCAGAACCCCATTGGCCTCAAGTGCGGCCCCACGATGGAGCCGGACGATCTGCTGCGGCTGATGGACGTGCTCAACCCCGAGGCCATCCCCGGCAAGCTGACGCTCATCGGCCGCTTCGGCGCGGACAAGATCGCCGAGCGCCTGCCCCGGCTCATGGCCGCGACCCGCCGCGACGGCCGCCCCGTCGTCTGGGCCACGGATCCGATGCACGGCAACACCCTGCAGGCGAGCAACGGCTACAAGACGCGGCCCTTCGACCGCATCCTCTCGGAGGTGCGCACCTTCATCCAGGTTGCCTCCGCCGAGGGCGTCCACCCCGGTGGCTTCCACCTGGAGATGACGGGACAGGACGTCACCGAGTGCCTGGGCGGCTCGTGCGAGGTGACCGAGAGCGACCTCCCCCTGCGCTACCACACCCACTGCGATCCCCGGCTCAACGCCGACCAGTCGCTCCAGCTCGCCTTCCTCGTGGCCGAACACCTCCGCGTCCTCCCCGCCCCTCGCGCCCAGGCCGCTTGA
- the mxcH gene encoding TonB-dependent siderophore myxochelin receptor MxcH — MRTIFIFRQWSGVVRGVGKALLVAGLLGTGGALAQEAPAAPALEAPKLKESAEATYPPEALEERLEAKVVLRLTLDAEGQVTQAEVVGPAGHGFDEAAREAALRMRFEPARRNGTPMPSRILYTYEFQPPPEPTPPAPPPPPAGSDEPIEVTVQGPSEGERRRRSAESVQVVDTENIKREAADLGEALSRTEGVSVRRSGGLGSRARFSLAGLTDEQIRFFVDGVPLELAGYGPELANVPVNLVQRVEIYQGVVPIRFGSDALGGAVQLVTDQEVRGTGVAASYELGSFDTHRLTVSGRHLHEPSGLFLRANAFVDSTQNDYPIIAKVGDALGRPQPRRVYRFHDAYGARGASVEAGFVDKPWARRLLLRAFMNGSDKELQSNPSMTVPYGDATSGESSLGATLRYEQLLSGGVSVDAVAGYVSRRTRLDDLGTCFYNWLGSCAAQARPQPGELFSRPVEQRVNQHTGFARLTFGWTPTAAHTLRLSLAPTAVGRTGEDLRTRALGQVDPLSANRNLLSLVSGLEYTLGALDDRLENIVFLKDYLQVADAQRLMPDESFAPIGRNMHGLGVGDGVRLRLLRELTAKASYEYAIRLPRPDEIFGDGALIADNLDLNPERSHNVNLELALDAPDTRVGALRASVVGFGRLADELIILVGRESYFTYQNVFSARSLGATGSAGWTSPGQYLSLDGNVTWQDLRNTSREGVFGGFTGKRIPNRPYLQANGTARLQASGLMSARDELTLTWHVRYVHTFSRAWEGVGIENPELQIPSQLLQSLALSYVTRAWNWTMGWTVDVQNLTDTPAYDFFGVQRPGRSIFAKLTVEH; from the coding sequence ATGAGAACCATTTTCATATTCCGCCAGTGGAGCGGGGTGGTCCGAGGAGTGGGGAAGGCGTTGCTGGTGGCGGGGCTGCTGGGGACGGGGGGAGCCCTGGCACAGGAAGCGCCGGCGGCGCCCGCGCTCGAGGCGCCGAAGCTGAAGGAGTCCGCCGAGGCCACCTATCCGCCCGAGGCGCTCGAGGAGCGTCTGGAGGCGAAGGTCGTCCTGCGGCTGACGCTGGACGCGGAGGGACAGGTCACCCAGGCGGAGGTGGTGGGGCCTGCCGGGCATGGCTTCGACGAGGCGGCGCGCGAGGCGGCGCTGCGCATGCGCTTCGAGCCGGCGCGGCGCAACGGGACGCCCATGCCCTCGCGCATCCTCTATACCTACGAATTCCAGCCGCCGCCGGAGCCCACCCCTCCGGCCCCTCCGCCGCCGCCCGCGGGCTCGGACGAGCCCATCGAGGTCACGGTCCAGGGGCCGTCCGAGGGAGAGCGCCGGCGCCGGTCCGCCGAATCGGTCCAGGTGGTGGACACGGAGAACATCAAGCGCGAGGCGGCCGACCTGGGCGAGGCGCTGTCGCGCACCGAGGGCGTGAGCGTGCGCCGCTCGGGAGGGCTCGGCAGCCGGGCGCGCTTCTCGCTCGCCGGACTCACGGACGAGCAGATCCGCTTCTTCGTGGATGGGGTGCCGCTGGAGCTGGCGGGCTATGGGCCGGAGCTGGCCAACGTCCCCGTCAACCTCGTGCAGCGGGTGGAGATCTACCAGGGCGTCGTCCCCATCCGTTTCGGGAGCGATGCGCTCGGAGGCGCCGTCCAGCTCGTCACGGACCAGGAGGTGCGCGGAACGGGTGTCGCCGCTTCGTATGAGCTGGGCTCCTTCGACACGCACCGGCTCACGGTGAGCGGGCGGCACCTGCACGAGCCGAGTGGCCTGTTCCTCCGGGCCAATGCCTTTGTCGACAGCACCCAGAATGACTATCCCATCATCGCCAAGGTCGGCGATGCGCTCGGGCGGCCGCAGCCCCGGCGGGTCTACCGCTTCCATGATGCCTATGGAGCCAGGGGGGCCAGCGTCGAGGCGGGCTTCGTCGACAAGCCCTGGGCCCGGCGCCTGCTGCTGCGCGCCTTCATGAATGGGAGTGACAAGGAGTTGCAGAGCAACCCCAGCATGACGGTCCCCTACGGGGATGCGACCAGCGGGGAGAGCTCCCTCGGCGCCACCCTGCGCTACGAGCAGCTCCTGTCCGGGGGAGTCTCGGTGGATGCGGTCGCGGGCTACGTCTCGCGGCGCACGCGTCTGGATGACCTCGGCACGTGCTTCTATAACTGGCTGGGCAGCTGCGCCGCCCAGGCGCGGCCCCAGCCAGGAGAGTTGTTCTCGCGGCCCGTCGAGCAGCGAGTGAACCAGCACACCGGTTTCGCGCGGCTCACGTTCGGATGGACCCCCACGGCGGCGCACACGCTCCGCCTGTCGCTCGCGCCCACCGCGGTGGGCCGCACGGGCGAGGATCTGCGGACGCGCGCCCTGGGACAGGTGGATCCCCTCTCCGCCAACCGCAACCTGCTCTCCCTGGTCAGCGGTCTGGAATACACCCTGGGCGCCCTGGACGATCGCCTGGAGAACATCGTCTTTCTCAAGGACTACCTCCAGGTGGCGGATGCCCAGCGGCTGATGCCCGATGAATCCTTCGCTCCCATCGGACGGAACATGCATGGCCTGGGCGTGGGTGACGGCGTGCGCCTGCGTCTGCTCCGGGAACTCACCGCGAAAGCCTCCTATGAGTACGCCATCCGCCTGCCCCGCCCGGACGAGATCTTCGGAGATGGCGCGCTCATCGCCGACAACCTGGACCTGAATCCCGAGCGCAGCCACAACGTCAATCTCGAGCTCGCGCTGGATGCCCCGGACACCCGCGTGGGCGCGCTCCGCGCCAGCGTGGTGGGCTTCGGCCGGCTGGCGGATGAGCTCATCATCCTCGTGGGCCGGGAGAGCTACTTCACCTATCAGAACGTGTTCTCGGCGCGGTCCCTGGGCGCCACCGGCTCGGCCGGATGGACGTCACCCGGGCAGTACCTCTCCCTGGATGGGAATGTCACCTGGCAGGATCTGCGCAACACCTCGCGCGAGGGAGTCTTTGGTGGCTTCACGGGCAAGCGCATTCCCAATCGGCCCTACCTGCAAGCCAATGGCACCGCCCGCCTCCAGGCCAGTGGCTTGATGAGTGCCCGGGACGAGCTGACCCTCACCTGGCACGTGCGCTACGTCCACACCTTCTCCCGTGCATGGGAGGGCGTGGGCATCGAGAACCCCGAGCTGCAGATTCCCTCTCAGCTCCTCCAATCCCTGGCGCTTTCCTATGTCACCCGGGCCTGGAATTGGACGATGGGCTGGACGGTCGACGTGCAGAACCTGACCGACACGCCCGCGTATGACTTCTTCGGTGTGCAACGCCCCGGGCGAAGCATCTTCGCCAAGCTCACCGTGGAACACTGA
- a CDS encoding MxcI protein gives MNRTSLFRSSCLAATALSLSLLAGCDPEPTPNNPNNGTGPLYAITTQVLGQEPISYIVLTDKVDQTTTVSLDNALSIPGRALGVGIAKTGSIYVGLDDGSTITRYTLSDKGTLQQNGQVDFLNQGVSSIGEYQGNFQFVSPTKAYYFDGSSSQAIVWNPTDMSVIKAIKLEGLTVEGASLVFSPSPSRRENQVIMPVAWRTRTGVVIKQAGVVSIDTRTDTATVVTDKRCGYVHSSVFGADGQVYLATEAYGSAAHRLGPDTNPEPCLLKFNPDTLQFDTSFYKPLNSLAGGAVTGALLPGPQGTTYVRVLDESLAPESSFSSARLLASGAGWQWWKVDTSAWTATKQDGFPATTGSTFLYEADNQILYSEFAAGSTATTLHLLGDKGKPTVTTQGLAFSFLQLR, from the coding sequence ATGAATCGAACCTCTCTCTTCCGCTCCTCGTGCCTCGCCGCCACGGCGCTCTCCCTGTCCCTGCTCGCGGGCTGCGATCCGGAGCCCACCCCGAACAACCCCAACAACGGCACCGGGCCGCTGTATGCCATTACCACCCAGGTCCTCGGTCAGGAGCCCATCAGCTACATCGTCCTGACGGACAAGGTGGATCAGACCACGACGGTCTCGCTGGACAACGCCCTCTCCATTCCCGGCCGCGCGCTCGGCGTGGGCATCGCGAAGACGGGCTCCATCTACGTGGGTCTGGATGACGGCTCCACCATCACGCGCTACACCCTGTCGGACAAGGGGACGCTGCAGCAGAACGGCCAGGTCGACTTCCTCAACCAGGGCGTGAGCTCGATTGGCGAGTACCAGGGCAACTTCCAGTTCGTCTCGCCGACCAAGGCCTACTACTTCGACGGCTCGTCCTCCCAGGCCATCGTCTGGAACCCCACGGACATGTCGGTCATCAAGGCCATCAAGCTCGAGGGCCTGACCGTCGAGGGCGCGAGCCTCGTCTTCTCGCCGTCGCCCTCGCGCCGCGAGAACCAGGTCATCATGCCCGTGGCCTGGCGCACCAGGACCGGCGTCGTCATCAAGCAGGCGGGTGTCGTCTCCATCGACACGCGGACCGACACGGCCACCGTCGTGACGGACAAGCGGTGCGGCTACGTGCACAGCAGCGTGTTCGGAGCCGATGGTCAGGTGTACCTGGCGACGGAAGCGTACGGCTCGGCGGCGCACCGGCTGGGCCCCGACACCAACCCGGAGCCCTGCCTGCTCAAGTTCAACCCGGACACGCTCCAGTTCGACACCTCCTTCTACAAGCCTCTGAACTCGCTGGCGGGCGGCGCCGTCACGGGCGCCCTGCTCCCGGGCCCCCAGGGCACGACGTACGTGCGCGTGCTGGATGAGAGCCTCGCCCCCGAGTCGTCGTTCAGCAGTGCCCGCCTCCTCGCGAGCGGCGCCGGCTGGCAGTGGTGGAAGGTGGACACCAGCGCCTGGACCGCGACGAAGCAGGACGGCTTCCCGGCCACCACGGGCAGCACCTTCCTCTACGAGGCGGACAATCAGATCCTCTACTCCGAGTTCGCCGCCGGCTCCACGGCCACGACCCTGCACCTGCTGGGAGACAAGGGCAAGCCCACGGTCACCACCCAGGGCCTGGCCTTCTCCTTCCTCCAGTTGCGCTAG
- a CDS encoding MotA/TolQ/ExbB proton channel family protein — MPIVEIIKNVFVQWGANWVLWLLFALSLASFGVIVERWLVFRGKQDGLRELTQTLESSLASGDFAGALGKLEGRTSLGAMVARAGLRLAPRGLMAADKGMQSALAVERSVLENRLAYLGTLGNNAPFVGLFGTVIGVLLAFEALGHAPSGTGGHTPQVASNAVMAAIAEALVATAVGIGVALPAVAAYNYFQRRITRMLADAEALTNLVLAYLSAREQGSAGGERAEEDTPTDVPLQASVREPKHARGVV, encoded by the coding sequence ATGCCTATCGTTGAAATCATCAAGAACGTCTTCGTGCAGTGGGGGGCCAACTGGGTGTTGTGGTTGCTGTTCGCCTTGTCCCTGGCCAGCTTCGGCGTCATCGTCGAGCGCTGGCTCGTCTTCCGGGGCAAGCAGGACGGCTTGCGCGAATTGACCCAGACGCTCGAGTCGTCGCTGGCCAGCGGGGACTTCGCCGGAGCGCTCGGGAAGCTCGAGGGGCGCACGTCCCTGGGCGCGATGGTGGCCCGCGCCGGGCTGCGGCTCGCTCCCCGCGGGCTGATGGCCGCCGACAAGGGCATGCAGAGCGCCCTCGCCGTCGAGCGCTCCGTCCTGGAGAACCGGCTGGCCTACCTGGGCACGCTGGGCAACAACGCCCCCTTCGTGGGGCTGTTCGGCACCGTCATCGGCGTGCTGCTGGCCTTCGAGGCGCTGGGCCACGCGCCGAGCGGCACGGGCGGCCACACGCCCCAGGTCGCCTCCAACGCCGTCATGGCCGCCATCGCCGAGGCCCTGGTGGCCACCGCCGTGGGCATCGGCGTCGCCCTGCCCGCGGTCGCCGCCTACAACTACTTCCAGCGGCGCATCACCCGCATGCTCGCGGACGCCGAGGCCCTCACCAACCTCGTGCTGGCCTATCTGTCCGCCCGCGAGCAGGGCAGCGCCGGAGGCGAGCGCGCCGAGGAGGACACCCCCACGGACGTGCCGCTCCAGGCCAGCGTCCGCGAGCCCAAGCACGCGCGAGGGGTGGTGTAG
- a CDS encoding ExbD/TolR family protein translates to MAGGTQPRGGIIEGINVTPLVDIMLVLLVIFMVTTKLVDSPALPLDLPQASQSEQVQTVLAISITANGQLWVDGQVTPEEALKQRTQEALARDPELRAVIQADGSVPHRLVISVLDRLKESGLTRVAFGTVQPPAASEGDERAKP, encoded by the coding sequence ATGGCCGGTGGAACCCAGCCCCGCGGCGGCATCATCGAGGGCATCAACGTCACCCCGCTCGTCGACATCATGCTGGTGCTGCTCGTCATCTTCATGGTCACCACGAAGCTCGTCGACAGCCCCGCCCTGCCGCTGGATCTGCCCCAGGCCTCCCAGAGCGAGCAGGTACAGACGGTGCTCGCCATCTCCATCACCGCCAACGGTCAGTTGTGGGTGGATGGACAGGTGACACCGGAAGAAGCCTTGAAGCAGAGAACACAGGAGGCGCTCGCCCGGGACCCCGAGCTGCGAGCCGTCATCCAGGCGGATGGCTCCGTGCCCCACCGGCTGGTCATCTCCGTGCTCGATCGGCTGAAGGAATCGGGTCTCACCCGGGTGGCGTTCGGCACGGTGCAGCCCCCGGCGGCGAGCGAGGGAGACGAGCGTGCGAAGCCCTGA